The segment GGTTGCGACGAGCAGTGTGAGGATGATGACACCCGAGGCTATGAAAATGATGGTGCTGCGCTGGCTGAAAGCATTGCCGAGATCCCCTACCTGTGCGGGAATCGTCATCACGAGCGACAGCGTAATGGCTCCGCGGGCGCCGGAAAGCGTCATAACGAGAAGCTCTCTGAGGCTCAGCACGCCGAGCGTCTGCTTTGCGGGTTTTCGCTTGCTTTCGAAAAGATTCATAAGCACAAGCCATGCGAACCGCAGGACGTAGAGGGCTGCCGTGATGACGAGGATCCACACGAAAAGGTCCCAGTTGGTGATTTCCTTATTGACCCAACCCCCGCTCATCTGTTGGGGTAGCTGCGCTCCAAGCAGCACGAAGACCACGCCGTTCAAAGCGAATGAAAGCACCTTCCATACGCTATTCGAAACGATGTTGAGGCGCGATACCTGCGGATCCATCGTTCGGGGCGATATAATGCCGATGAGGCCCGCGGCTACGACGGCGAGAATGCCGCTTGTGCCGAGCTCGTTGGCGACGAGGTAGACGATGAACGGGATGAATACCTCGAAGAGCACGTGAAACGTCGTGTTTTCAAGGCCGAGCGAGCGTACTTGGCGGATGGCGAAGTTGGCGAGATAGCCGAGCACGATGCCGATGAGAATGCCTCCGAAGAAACTAACGAGAAAACTCACCGAGGCGTCGAGAAGAGAAAACGTGCCCGTGACTGCTGCAGCCAACGCGAACTGGAACGAGACGATGCCCGAGGCGTCGTTGATGAGCGATTCCGCTTCGAGCACGTTTTTTTGTTGCTTCTTTATGTTGATGTCCTTCGAAAGGGAAGCGACGGCCACTGCATCGGTAGGGCCGAGCGCTGCACCGAGTGCGAATGCGGCGGCGAGCCACATGGAGGGAACGAGCAGCTTCGTTAGAAAGCCCACCGCGAGGGCTGCTATGACGACGAGGCCGACGGCAAGCGAAATGACAGGCCTGCGGTTTTTCCAGAGCGATGCCTTATCGATGTTCTTCGATTCGCTGAATATGAGCGGTACGATGAACAGCACGATAAAGAGGTTAGGGTCGATGTTTATATTGACGTCGACTCCGGTAATAAGTGTTGCGAACAGCGCAATAAGCACGCCGAGGCCGATCTGGATGAGCGGGGAGGATACTTTAGGAACGATCTGGTCGATGACGGAAGATAGGAGAACTGCTGCAAGTACCAGTAACCCTATCTGCAAAGCTTCCACGCGCCATACGTCCTTTCGTCGTCTGTGTGCACATGAGGCGCTCACGCGGCGGCGCGGCGCTCCGGGCGTTTTCGCACTCATCTGAAGAGGAATCATCAACCTGTACAGCGCTATTCTACCGTACCGAGGGCAGGGATATGTTCCGAACGGTAAACTTTCACACGGGTACCCGATCTGATACGCGATTGGGAACGCGCAGTTTCAGATCGGTAATTTCCGCTGCGCGAAACGTCGGCGCGAAGAACCTTTATACTGGTCGTTGCATGGTAAGTAAGGATGCGCTGAGCGCTTGAAGCACGTGGATGGTTGGGGGATGCATGACATACTTGGGAAAGACGCTTGTAGTGGCGAACCCCGTCGCGCAAAACGGCAACGGTGCTGCCGCTGCCGAGCGTGCGGGCGAGCATTTGCGCCGATTACTCCCTGAGGGCTCGTTCGAGCTTGCTATGACTGAGGAGCCGTTGCATGCGACCCGCATAGCGGCGCAATCGGGTGCGTTCGACACCGTTGTTGCGCTAGGGGGCGACGGGATCGTGCACGAAGTGGTCAACGGACTCATGGAAATCGATGAGGCCGTACGGCCTGCATTTGGGCTGCTGCCTTTGGGCTCGGGCAACGACTACGCCCGTACGCTCGGTATGTCGTTTGATCTCGAGACATCGATTCGCCAGCTCGTCGCTGCATCGCCTGTGGCGCTCGACCTTGGATTATGCAACGGAGAATACTTCGCTGAGACGCTTTCGTTCGGCCTCGACGCGGCTATCGCGCTCGATACGGTGGAGCGGAGAAAGCGAACCGGAAAGACAGGAACGCCGCTGTTTCTGGCCAGCGGCATCGATATGCTGCTTCACAACATCACGGAACATCGGTTTTCTGCACAGATCGACGGGGGAGAGCCGTTTGAGAGCAGCATGCTTTTGTTCGCAGTGCAAATCGGGCCGACGTACGGCGGGGGATTTACGATATGCCCTGACGCCTCGGCGCGCGACGGCCTGCTTGATCTGTGTATAGCCCATCCGCCGCTCGGCATCCCGAAAGCAGTGCTCATCTTCCTGTTGGCGAAAAACGCGCACCATACCAGGTTCAAGCAGCTCGAGTTCAGGAGGGCGGCATCGCTTTCGATCCGTTTCGATGAAGCGCCTCCCGCACAGATCGACGGCGAGCCGATACCGGCATCGAGTTTCGACGTATCCGTCGTCCCGCGTGCGCTGAACGTTCTCGTTCCGTAAAACCGTTTTACCACGCGCGAGGTTCGCTGTGTTCGACGCTGGCGGCTATCGGACTTTGCCGATGCCGCATACCTTCAAGCGTATCGCACGAAGGTATGCTTCGGCTACTCGGATTCGGGTTCCATGGCGATGAGGCTCGCCTTGATGTAGAGCGTGTAGGCAACGGCGGCTGTGGAAGCGAGGACGAGGTCCCGCTCGAAATCCCCCTCGTTCGAGGTTCCGATCAGGCCTCTCGGCGTTTCGTTCAGGTCGCCGAACAGCGCCTTGACGGCATTTTCGAACGCACTGCAATAGTAGTCGTAAGCGACGGCGGTATCGAAGCTTGCGATCTGCGAAGCGATGAGCCGCTCGATTTCAGCTATCGAGAACGTCTGCTTCAGCGTGCAGATGACGATGAGGTACGCGATATGGTTGCGCGTGTAGCGCTTCGAGTGCGTTGCCGCCAGTATGCCCTGCTTCACGTAGTTGTTAACCATCGATGAGGTGATGATCTTCTCGTTGTCGCTGTACAGGGGCCGAAGCGTCTCCTCGAGGTACCCGAGAAGCTGATCCATGTACAGCTCGATACGGGGAATTTCGTCGAAGCGGGGCAAAGCGATAGTTTTGAGTCCTGCAGCGTATGCCGTGCGTGCTACCGATACCATGGTGTGCTGTCCTTTTCTTTCCTGATAAGAGATGAGCATACCAATCAACGGGGATTGAGTCAATTATAAAAACCGCTTGACATTGAGTAATCATACCCGTAATCTAGTTTTTAATACTATATCATAAAGCTTTAAAAAACAGTTTAGGTAGGGTCATGAAAAACACCGAAATCGCCCTGATCGTCGATTCCTGCACCGACGTTCCCGAAAACCTCATCGAATCGTACGGCATGTACGTGGTTCCGCTTACCGTCAATTACCATGACGGCAGCTATCTCGACAAGGTCACGATTACGCCCCAAGAAGTCTACGACCGGTTTTCCGAGGAAATCCCGACCACGTCTACGCCTTCCTCCGCATCCGCGAAAGCCGTATTTGAACAGGTAATTGCCGACGGATACACCCAGGCGGTTGTCGTCACCATCTCAAGCGGCCTTTCGGCGACCTACGAGTTGCTTTGTTCGACGGCGCAGGAATTCCCCGAGCTGTCTTCGGTGGTGGTCGACACCAAGAACATCGGCATGGGGGCGGGGCTGTCGGCCATCAGAGCGGCGCAGCTCATCGAGCAGGGCGTTGCGTTTTCCGAGATGGAGGCGCGCATGGCTCGGGTGGTGAAGAACACGAAAGTATTTTTCTGCGTCGATACGCTCGAGTACCTGCACAAAGGCGGAAGGATCGGTCTCGTGACGTTCGCCGTCGGAAGCTTGCTCGACATGCGGCCCGTCATCAGCTGCAATGAAGAGGGAGTGTACTACACCGTTTCGAAGGCGCGTGGCCGCAAGCAATCTCTCAAAAAGGCACTCTCCGTAGCCGAGAAATTCGCCTCCGAATTCCCTGAATGCGCCATAGCCGTGGTAAACGGCGATGCGGCCCTTGAGGCCGAGGGCGTGCTTGCCGAAATGAAAGACCACGTCGCAAACCATACAGCCGTGTACGACGGCCAGATCAGCCCCGTGCTCGTCGTGCACACGGGCCCGGGTCTCATCGGCATCGGGGTGCAGGGTCTCGATTAGGCTCCGGCATCCGAGACGCTGGTTTCGTGCCGTTGGTCGCCTGGGAGCCGGTGGCGGTGCGCTCTGCGGGATCGTATACACATGCGGTCTGCAATTTCGGTAATTTCGGTCTTGCGCGGTAGATGCAAAACCCCTATACTAATCGCTTGCGCCTTGGTGGCTATAGTTCAGTTGGCTAGAACGCCAGATTGTGGCTCTGGAGGTCGTCGGTTCGAGTCCGATTAGCCACCCCAGCGCGTTTTTTAAGAATTGCTTGCACGAACTTCGGGCTTGCATTACAATAGCTCGGCGCGATTGTGCAGTTGAAAACGATATACTTGGACCGTTAGCTTAGTTGGTAGAGCAGGGGACTCTTAATCCCAAGGTCGAAGGTTCGAATCCTTCACGGTCCACCAGAAAGAAACAAAAAGGCCAGAAGCGAAAGCTCCTGGCCTTTTCTTATGCCGAACGTACTTTCTTGAACGAAGCAGCACTTAGTACATTGTGCGGCAGATGAAGCCTGAACACTTCCTTACAGCTTGAAATCCCTGATATAGCCCTTTTCGGCGAGTATCGCATCGACCACCCGCACGAACGCCTCCATGTCTTCCTGTGAGATGTTCTTCTCGTAGCGTCGCCGTATCGTATTCAGATGACTGTTAACGCGTTTGGTGAGAACCTTGCCTTCGTCGGTTAGTTCGATGCGCAGGCGGCGCGCATCGCGCGGGTCGTGCTCGGCATGCGTGCAGCCATGCTCTTCGAGTATCGCTACGAGCACCCTGATGTTTTGATACGAGCACCGCATACGCTCCGCGAACTCGCCAAGCGTCGGCGGATTATCAAACGAGGCGAGCGATGCAAGCATCATGAGCTGTCGGCCGGTATAAGGCCCGATTGCCGAGCGGTTCTCGTCCTCGACGCGTTCGTGCAGACGTTCGAGGCTGTCGATGAATTCATCGATCATGACTCCTCCTTCCCCCGGAAGTTGGCGCTATTGTACTCCACTTATATAGGTAATTACCATATGATAGTAACGACTTATCAAATACAAAATGGGCAAAATGTCCAGTATCTTCGGGGGAGCACAGAAGAGCACAGAGGGACGATCCTTTCGTGCTGCTCGCTTCGTTCTGCTCGGCAGAGCACGAAAGGACCGTCCCTCTGTGCTCAGTTAGAGCCACTTTTTGCTGGCGCGGCGTTTGCGGGGTTTCTTCGGTTCGCGAAAATCGAGTTCGATTTGATCGCCGCAGAGATCGTCTTTTTTCTTCTTGAGCTTCACTTCGTCGATAACCCAGCTCACGGCCTCTTTGCCGAAGAGTTCGAGCATTTTGATACGGGCATCGTGCGCGTTCTTCTTGGACGATGCCCGGTGTTCGCTTTCAAATTCGAAGTATCCCTTGGTAGGCGATTCGGTTATCGGGGAGGTGTAATGCGCGATGTAGGTTTGGACGCCCGTGTCTACGAGCCGAGCAGCAGGGCGCGCGGGCTTGATCGCGCTGTCTTCGGGCTCGAGATCGAACAACGTGTCGATCGTATCGTCCATTCCTATCCTCTCGTTACACGGGTACGTAAACCATTGTATCAGGGTGCGCGCGGAGACGAGCGCATTTCCGCAAAGCTTCCGCTTGCATCAGGTGGTACACCGCATGAGTCCGCGCGTATACGCGCATGCAAGCCGGTCGTCCGTTTTCGCACCTGATTACCTGGTGACGTTTTGGCATCTGTTGGTTGAAGCGGCGTTAGCCGAGCGTTTCGCCATGGTAAGGTATAGCGGAAAACAAGTATGCGCAGAGCAGCATGAGAGAAAGAAACGATCATGAAAAAGATACTGATCGGCATCGGAGCCGTTGCCTTAGTGGTGCTCGGCTTCGTCGGTGCCCAGGTGTGGAACAAAGCGATGGAGCCGAGCGTTTCGCTTTCGGCGACGTCGATTCAGGAGCAATTGAGCGAATCGAGCGATCTTGCGACTGCTAAGCTCGAATACCGCGGACTCGTGCGTTACGAGAATGGCGACATCGACTTTCTTACGAAGAAGGGGTTCACGATGGTCTACGATGCCGAGGTGAGGGCCGGGGTGGATCTGTCGCAGGCAAGCGTCGAGGTGAACGGCCGCTCCATCACGGTGGCGCTGCCTATGGCCGAAGTGCAAACCATTTCGATCGATCCCGATTCCATCGAGTTTTACGACGAGTCGTTCGCGTTGTTCAACTGGGAGAACAAGCAGGACACCACTGAGGCGCTCGTGCTTGCCAAGCAGGATGCCGAGAGCAAGGTCGATCAGGTGAGCATGATCGAGCAGGCGAACGCCCAGGCGAAGGTGGCGGTGGGAAGCTTGCTTGCGCCGTTCACGCAGGGCGAGAACGCCTATACGGTAACCGTCGCGCAGCACTAGCGGCACGAGCGGATGCCATCAAACGGGCGGCCCCAGCATGTGTTGGGGCCGCCCGTTTTGCGTCAGTCGGCACGCGCGAGCCGCTTTGCGCCGAAGTAGGTGAGCAGGAAGTACGCGCCGTACACGACGAAGAACGCGGCGGCGCACATGACGGCCATCTGCCCGATATCGAGGTGACCGAATACGGCTACGACGTCGGTTACCACAACAAGCGCGCACACCGAGTGCGCCACGGCGAGGACGAGTGGAAACGCGAAATAGATGGCGATCTGCACGAGTAGCGCCCGCTTGATCATGGCCTCAGGTGCGCCGAGCTTGCGCAGCAGCCCGTAGCGGCGCGCGTTGTCGCTCGCTTCCGAAAGCTGTTGGATGGCGAGGATGGCCGCGCATGCCATGACGAGCACGAATCCGATGTAGATGGCGAGATAGGCGATGATGGTCGAGAGTCCCACGCTCTGGTCGTATACGGATGGGCGGGTGAGGGTCATCGAGATCGGCCATGTTTCTCCCACATCGGTCGCCTGGATGCCGTTTGCGATCCGCTCGAGCTCTGCTGCGGCTTCTTCGGAGGGGCACTGTATGTCGAGCAGCGAATAGCCGATCGCGGCGGTTTCGGGCATGGCCTCGTCGGGTATCACGAGTGCGCCCGTATTCATGGGGAACGGCGTGGTTTCCAAGCAGTAGTCGCTGAACTGGGCCAGCGCAAGATCGGTGTCGCCGATTGCGAAAACGGGCTCGACTTCGACGAGGTCGCGGTAATAATCGGCGAGCAGACTGGAATCGGCGATGACGGCGCACGTGCCCGGCTTAAGCTCGATCGCATCTCTTCCAGCGAGGGCGAGCGCATCGTTGACCTGCGAGAGGGCGACGAGGTAGATGGGGTATTTCTCGTATCCCTCGTTTACTGACGAGCCCGCGTACTCCTTCACCGTTTTGCCGAGTGCCCGGTCAAGATCGCCGATCGTGATGTTGTCATGCGTGTCGACCATGAAGTCCACTTGCACGGCGTTTTCCACCAGCACATCGAAATCGCCCAGACCGAGCGTTTCGGCGCTTTCGCGCAAGCCCTCCTCCATAGCATAGCCCTTGGATGCGGCGAATTCGCCGAATGCGCCGATATCTTCGGGGATGTAGCCGTCCTCGGAGGTGTAGGTGCCGAACAGCGAGCGCACCGTCGCGCTGTAGCCGGTGCTCTTATCTATTTGCGCGGTGAGCGTATTGCAGATGCCGATGCCGCCGCAGACGCTCGTAATGGCTAAAAACAGCGTGATGCAGATGACCGACATGGAAAGAAACGTCGTATTCACCTTGCTGTTGAGCTGGCGCAGCGTGAACATGTTGAGCCCGCGCAGGTATACGGGGCGAACAAGCTGGATAAGGCGCAGAAGAAACCCCGAAAGCGAGTAGAAGAACAAAACGGTGCCAACGCAGACGAGTACGGTTGCCGCTGCGAACTGAGGCGAGGGTTCGAGCAAGCCGTTATCGATGAGCAGCTTGTACGAGATGCCGATGACAATGCAGCTCACGACGAACAGGACGAGCGAAAGCGGAAGGCTCCGAAGCTTCATGACCTCGTTTTTGCTGTCGGCGTGGAGCAGGTCGATGAGTTTCGCCTTCATGATGGTACGCGAGTTGGCGAGCGCGGCGATGAGGAATATGATCGCGAATACGGCGAGCGTCTTTGCCGCGGCGGCAACGGAGACGTCGAATACGAATCCGGGCACTTCGACGGCGAAGAGCGATGCCGTGAGATAGAGGAGCGCTTGCGAGAACGCGATGCCGAGCACGAGGCCGCCGGCAAGTGAAACGGCTCCCACGATGAGCGTTTCGAGCGCGGTGATTTTGATGACGTCGGATTGCCGCATGCCGAGGCACAGGTACATGCCGAATTCCTTTTTGCGGCGCCTTATGAGGAATCGATCGGCGTATATGACGAGAAATGCGAGGATGACCACGATGAACACCGAAACCCCGTCGATGATCATACCCAGAAGCTCCATCATCTTGTTGGCGTTCCCTAAAAACGTGATCGCCTCTTGGTCGGTGATGGAGTTGAACGCGTAGAACACCGCCACGCCCAAGAGGATCGTAACGAAGTACACGCCGAAATCATGCAGGGATTTGCGAACGTTTCCGAAGGCGAGCTTAGCATGCATCTGCCTGATCACCTCCGAGCCGCGAGGTGATCGTGACGATGTCGTTGAAGAACGCCTTGCGGTCTTTGTCTCCGCGCTTGAGTTGGCCTGCGAGTGCGCCGTCTTTTATGAAGACGATGCGGTTTGAGTAGCTTGCCGTCACCGGGTCATGCGTTACCATGAGAAGCGTGGCCCCGAGGCCGTGTAACAGCTCGAACGTTTCGAGGAGCTGTGCAGCCGATTTGGAGTCGAGCGCCCCGGTCGGCTCGTCGGCAAGGATAAGGCTCGGATGGCCGACAGTCGCGCGTGCGGCGGCAACGCGCTGCTTCTGGCCGCCTGAAAGCTGGTAGGGGTACTTCGCGAGTGTATCTGAGATCGAAAGCTGTTCGGCAACGGTGCGCACCCTCGCTTCGATTTCCTTCGCGGGCGTCTTCTTTATGGTGAGGGCGAGCGCTATGTTTTCGAACGCCGTGAGCGTATCGAGGAGGTTCGCGTCTTGAAACACGAATCCGAGCTGGTCGCGCCGAAACGTCGAGAGCTGCTTGGAATCGAGTTTCGTCACGTCTTGGCCGCTGATCGAGACGGTGCCCGAGGTGGGCGTATCGATGGTGGCGATACAGTTGAGCAGCGTGCTCTTCCCCGACCCCGACGGCCCCATGATGCCCACGAATTCGCCCGCTTCCACCAGAAAGCTCACGCCTTCGAGCGCAAGTGTCGACGAGCCGTCGCGCTTCGCATTCGATCCGTATCGTTTTGTGAGGTTGCGCACCTCGAGGAGGCTTTGTTGTGCCATGGGACTTCCTTTTCTCCGTCAGCGTCGAATGACGCGCTTCCTATCGCATCCAAGCCTACCGAGCGTGCTTTACGCTGCCCTTCGCGCTTCCTTACATCTTCCTTACTTCACCTGCAGAGGCTTTTTGGATCGGGCTTTGCGTGGTTTAATACGTTTGGAGGTGTGCCCGTGAATACCGAAGACTCATATCTTGCGCGCAAGCGCATCATGCTCGTCGACGACGAGCCCGGCCTTTTGCGCATGCTTGAGACGATTCTTTCCCAGGCGGGGTTCGGAAACGTCATCTCGTTCGGTAGTCCCCGCGAGGCGCTTTCGTACTGCGAGAGCGCGCGCGGTGTCGAAAACCCGGTGCACCTGTTCGTGCTCGACGTTATGATGCCCGGCATGGACGGATTCACGCTTCTGTCGAACGTTCGTCGGATTGGCTGCTACGCGAAGACCCCCGCGATGTTCCTCACCGCGAAGGACGAGCCGCACGACCGGTTGTCGGGGCTGGGCCTCGGGGCGGACGACTATATACCCAAGCCGTTTTTGCCCCAAGAGCTCGTTTTGCGCATCAAGGCGGTGCTCAGGCGCTGCTATGCCGATGAGGATCCGATGCTCGATTTGGCCGCATGCAAGGTCGATCTTGCGAATGCCGAGGTGAAGCGTGCAGACGGGAGCACGATCACGCTGACGGCGAAAGAACACGAGATACTGAGCGTGCTCGCGCGCAACGCGGGGCGCATCGTTACCATCGACGCTATCTGCGATGCGTGCTGGGGCACGACGTTCGGCTACGAGAACTCGCTCATGGCCCACATACGGCGTCTGCGCGAGAAGATCGAGGCTGATCCCTCTGCGCCTGAATCGCTGGTGACCGTCAAGGGGCTCGGCTACAAGCTCGTGGTGGGAGCGTGAAGAGCTTTCCAAAATTCTTCACCAAGCAGTTGCTTGCGTTC is part of the Raoultibacter phocaeensis genome and harbors:
- a CDS encoding DegV family protein yields the protein MKNTEIALIVDSCTDVPENLIESYGMYVVPLTVNYHDGSYLDKVTITPQEVYDRFSEEIPTTSTPSSASAKAVFEQVIADGYTQAVVVTISSGLSATYELLCSTAQEFPELSSVVVDTKNIGMGAGLSAIRAAQLIEQGVAFSEMEARMARVVKNTKVFFCVDTLEYLHKGGRIGLVTFAVGSLLDMRPVISCNEEGVYYTVSKARGRKQSLKKALSVAEKFASEFPECAIAVVNGDAALEAEGVLAEMKDHVANHTAVYDGQISPVLVVHTGPGLIGIGVQGLD
- a CDS encoding diacylglycerol/lipid kinase family protein is translated as MTYLGKTLVVANPVAQNGNGAAAAERAGEHLRRLLPEGSFELAMTEEPLHATRIAAQSGAFDTVVALGGDGIVHEVVNGLMEIDEAVRPAFGLLPLGSGNDYARTLGMSFDLETSIRQLVAASPVALDLGLCNGEYFAETLSFGLDAAIALDTVERRKRTGKTGTPLFLASGIDMLLHNITEHRFSAQIDGGEPFESSMLLFAVQIGPTYGGGFTICPDASARDGLLDLCIAHPPLGIPKAVLIFLLAKNAHHTRFKQLEFRRAASLSIRFDEAPPAQIDGEPIPASSFDVSVVPRALNVLVP
- a CDS encoding DUF4230 domain-containing protein; translated protein: MKKILIGIGAVALVVLGFVGAQVWNKAMEPSVSLSATSIQEQLSESSDLATAKLEYRGLVRYENGDIDFLTKKGFTMVYDAEVRAGVDLSQASVEVNGRSITVALPMAEVQTISIDPDSIEFYDESFALFNWENKQDTTEALVLAKQDAESKVDQVSMIEQANAQAKVAVGSLLAPFTQGENAYTVTVAQH
- a CDS encoding ABC transporter ATP-binding protein, encoding MAQQSLLEVRNLTKRYGSNAKRDGSSTLALEGVSFLVEAGEFVGIMGPSGSGKSTLLNCIATIDTPTSGTVSISGQDVTKLDSKQLSTFRRDQLGFVFQDANLLDTLTAFENIALALTIKKTPAKEIEARVRTVAEQLSISDTLAKYPYQLSGGQKQRVAAARATVGHPSLILADEPTGALDSKSAAQLLETFELLHGLGATLLMVTHDPVTASYSNRIVFIKDGALAGQLKRGDKDRKAFFNDIVTITSRLGGDQADAC
- a CDS encoding DUF1836 domain-containing protein yields the protein MVSVARTAYAAGLKTIALPRFDEIPRIELYMDQLLGYLEETLRPLYSDNEKIITSSMVNNYVKQGILAATHSKRYTRNHIAYLIVICTLKQTFSIAEIERLIASQIASFDTAVAYDYYCSAFENAVKALFGDLNETPRGLIGTSNEGDFERDLVLASTAAVAYTLYIKASLIAMEPESE
- a CDS encoding cation:proton antiporter; translation: MEALQIGLLVLAAVLLSSVIDQIVPKVSSPLIQIGLGVLIALFATLITGVDVNINIDPNLFIVLFIVPLIFSESKNIDKASLWKNRRPVISLAVGLVVIAALAVGFLTKLLVPSMWLAAAFALGAALGPTDAVAVASLSKDINIKKQQKNVLEAESLINDASGIVSFQFALAAAVTGTFSLLDASVSFLVSFFGGILIGIVLGYLANFAIRQVRSLGLENTTFHVLFEVFIPFIVYLVANELGTSGILAVVAAGLIGIISPRTMDPQVSRLNIVSNSVWKVLSFALNGVVFVLLGAQLPQQMSGGWVNKEITNWDLFVWILVITAALYVLRFAWLVLMNLFESKRKPAKQTLGVLSLRELLVMTLSGARGAITLSLVMTIPAQVGDLGNAFSQRSTIIFIASGVIILTLLVATFVVPLIAPKADKAKGTAILDEDEVETVIDIYRAVIEELTANQTPENRRATQKVIRSYNERINRLKDTSDIEIEPNKELRIKALRWEQDYTLELIDKSEIDPMIGYKHLNHLAYVQNLIKHEHRYSWVRRNAFRRFGLFSRAIWQRFTHALPGKTSSQNAEELRSLQIATGNYAISKLREEMASPDAPTEDVSELILEYQRTLAALRAARPSVTAITKRVSDTIAVEQAGLRIELEQVQAMYNADRLSRVAAKRMRENVYLMQIDLEERI
- a CDS encoding ABC transporter permease; the encoded protein is MHAKLAFGNVRKSLHDFGVYFVTILLGVAVFYAFNSITDQEAITFLGNANKMMELLGMIIDGVSVFIVVILAFLVIYADRFLIRRRKKEFGMYLCLGMRQSDVIKITALETLIVGAVSLAGGLVLGIAFSQALLYLTASLFAVEVPGFVFDVSVAAAAKTLAVFAIIFLIAALANSRTIMKAKLIDLLHADSKNEVMKLRSLPLSLVLFVVSCIVIGISYKLLIDNGLLEPSPQFAAATVLVCVGTVLFFYSLSGFLLRLIQLVRPVYLRGLNMFTLRQLNSKVNTTFLSMSVICITLFLAITSVCGGIGICNTLTAQIDKSTGYSATVRSLFGTYTSEDGYIPEDIGAFGEFAASKGYAMEEGLRESAETLGLGDFDVLVENAVQVDFMVDTHDNITIGDLDRALGKTVKEYAGSSVNEGYEKYPIYLVALSQVNDALALAGRDAIELKPGTCAVIADSSLLADYYRDLVEVEPVFAIGDTDLALAQFSDYCLETTPFPMNTGALVIPDEAMPETAAIGYSLLDIQCPSEEAAAELERIANGIQATDVGETWPISMTLTRPSVYDQSVGLSTIIAYLAIYIGFVLVMACAAILAIQQLSEASDNARRYGLLRKLGAPEAMIKRALLVQIAIYFAFPLVLAVAHSVCALVVVTDVVAVFGHLDIGQMAVMCAAAFFVVYGAYFLLTYFGAKRLARAD
- a CDS encoding MarR family winged helix-turn-helix transcriptional regulator, with protein sequence MIDEFIDSLERLHERVEDENRSAIGPYTGRQLMMLASLASFDNPPTLGEFAERMRCSYQNIRVLVAILEEHGCTHAEHDPRDARRLRIELTDEGKVLTKRVNSHLNTIRRRYEKNISQEDMEAFVRVVDAILAEKGYIRDFKL
- a CDS encoding response regulator transcription factor, which gives rise to MNTEDSYLARKRIMLVDDEPGLLRMLETILSQAGFGNVISFGSPREALSYCESARGVENPVHLFVLDVMMPGMDGFTLLSNVRRIGCYAKTPAMFLTAKDEPHDRLSGLGLGADDYIPKPFLPQELVLRIKAVLRRCYADEDPMLDLAACKVDLANAEVKRADGSTITLTAKEHEILSVLARNAGRIVTIDAICDACWGTTFGYENSLMAHIRRLREKIEADPSAPESLVTVKGLGYKLVVGA